Genomic window (Actinomycetes bacterium):
GGGGGATCCGCAGCGGGAACCGATAGGTGGTCGGCGCCTTTGGGCCGGTGATCACCTGCATGACACGGACGGCGCCGAGCCCGACGGGCTGTACGGCGACATTCGTCTGCGGAGCCGCCTGCCGGTAGACGGCGACACCCTGGTTGGCGGCCACAGCTTGCTTGGCGCTCTGGGTGGTGGGCAGCCCAATCGCGATCGGCGGGGCGCTCGACCCGTCCAGCCGCACCTTGCCGGCCGGGTCCTTTGGCACGTCGACCTTCGCGTCGTCTCCCCTGGTGGTCAGCGCCGCCCCTGGGTCGGGGGTGGTGGTGAGCGGGTTGAGCGAGCCGGCGATCACGCTCGGCATCGCCTGTTGCAGCGCTTGGAGGGTGTCACATCGGTCGGTGGTCGCTTCCGGCGGAGTCGTCGAGTCTGGTGGGCGGGTGGAGGTCTCCGTCGGCGCGCTCGAGGTCTGCGTCGTTTCCGCCGAGCCGCTCGAGGGCTCGGTAGATGCCGTGGCTGGTTCCGTCGACCCGGCAGGCTCGGTGGCGCCGGGGCTCATGCTCGACGAGCTTGGCAAGGTCGTTCCAGGCGGGGCTGTGGGGCATGGTGCCGGCGGGTTCGGCTGGGCCTTGGCCGGGCTCGCAGGCGCAGCCAGGAAGGTTGTGACGATCACGAGGGCGCAGAGTCTGGCGATCGCTGGCTTTCCGCGACTGGGGCGCATGTCTTGCCTCCCGAGCTTCGCCGATTCAGGAAAAGGAGCCAAAGCGGGGTGAGCCTGATACACAGGTTGTTGCTGGCGGCTGGCGAGTGGACCTGTCAGATCGGCGCTCGTGCTCGGCTAGAAGACGGTGCTGCACCAGGGGGCGGGCTGAAGCACGAACATCGCGTCGGCGCGGGCCACGGCGCCGCGCTTGTGCTCGACCACCCGACCGGCCCGGGCGAGCATGCTGAAGCTCACTCCGCCCAGGTAGGCCGCGCCCAGGTCGGCGACGTCGCAGGCCAGGTCCGACTGGCCACGGGTGAGGCGGCAGGCGGCGCTGTCGGGGCCGCCCTCGAGGCGGACGGTGCCCTGGTTGGCCGGGCGCAGCTGGTCGGTGACTCCGATGATCAGCGTTCCCTGGACCGCGTAGCGGCGGGCCGCGAGCGCCGCGGGCACGTCCAGCAGCCGCAGCCACAACCGGTCGCCGACTGCCGTGGCCCGCAGGCGGCGGGGGTCGGCCAGCAGCCAGCGCAGCGGCTCCTCCGGCGACCGGCGCAGGAACGCGACCGTGGTCGCCAAGTCCAGCTGCAGGCAGTAGCGGTACAAGGCCACGGTCGCCTCGGGGCACAGGGCTACCAGCTCGTCGACCTGGACGCTGCCGTGCGGCAGACCGGATGACCAGCCGGCTGTCACCCGGTAGGTGGCATAGCCGTCCGCCCGACCCGGCGCGGGCTCGTAGACCACGTCGTAGCGGCGGGGCTGGCTCGGCTCGCGGCGCCAGGCGGGATCGCGGAGGTCGAGCGCCCAGCGCGCCGGGCTGCGGCTCACCTCCCCTGGCTGGCCGAGCCGGTGCCGGTCGTACAGCTGGGGCAGGACCCGCCCGGCCTCGCCGGGGTCGAGGAGCCGCAGCCGGCCGATGGGTGCGGGTGCGCGGCCGAACACCGACCAGCGAGGGTCGATCGCGTAGTGGCCTGCAGCGTGGCCGGTCCGTAGCCGAAGCGGCCGTAGATGCCCGCCTCCGAGGCGCCCAGGACCGACAGCGTCTCGCCGCGGGCCTGGCAGTCGGCGAAGTGCCACGCGATGATCGCCCGCAGCAGGCCGCGGCGCCGGTGGGTGGGCAGCACGGCCACGGCGGTCAGCCCGCCGGCCCGGGCGGTGACCGGTCCGGGCAGGGTGAGCTCCAGCGACAGGGTACCGCCGGTGGCGACGATGCGGTCGGCGTCGAACGCGGCGATGGTGCGGTCCCACTCGTTCAAAGGACGGTAGGCGTCGCTGCGCTCGTCGCTTGGCGTCTCGCCGAACGCGGTCGCCAGCGTGGCCGACCAGGCCCGGTACTCGCCGGGACCGGTCACGCGGAGCTCCATACCTCACCTGGGGTGCAGCGCACGGTGACTCTTCCTTCCGACAGGCTGCTCTGCTTGGCCACCGGTGCGGCCGTCTCAGGGAAGGGTGGGCCCGTCAGGGTGCAAGGCACATTGGGCGAAGCCGCAGATTGGCGACCGCAAGGCCCTTATCTGTCGTCTTGGTCTCCTTACCCGACGGCCGGATAATCCCGGCATGGCCGGGTGGATCAGCAGCCCCAGGCTCGTCGGCCGCGCCGAGGAGCTCGCGCGGCTCGGGGCGGCGCTGGAGCGGGTGGCGGCAGGGGACCCGGCGGCCGTGCTGGTCGCTGGCGAGGCCGGCGTGGGCAAGACCCGACTCGTCACCGAGTTCGCCATCCGGGCCGCCGGTGCCGGCGCCAGCGTGCTGGCCGGCGGCTGTGTCGCGCTGGTCGAGGGTGAACTGGCGTATGCGCCGCTGGTTGAGGTACTGCGCGACCTGGTTCGACGGCTCGACCCGGCAGCGGTCGCGGCCCTGCTCACTGGCGACCGCGGTGGACTGGCCCGCCTGCTGCCCGAGCTCGGCGAGTCCGACCAGCTGCCCCCTGACCCTGACCTGGCGGGCGAGATGGGCCAGGCCCGGCTGTTCGGTTCGCTGCTCAGGCTGCTCGGTCGGCTCTGCCAGAAGGCGCCGGTCGTCCTGGTGATCGAGGATCTGCATTGGGCGGACCAGTCGACCCTCGAGTTCCTCTCCTATCTGCTTCGTAACCTGCGTGACGAGCGGCTGCTACTGGTGGCCACCTGGCGCAGCGACGAGCTGCCACGGTCTCATCCGGTACGACGCTGGCTCGCTGAGCAGCACCGCAGCAGCCGTATGGAAGAGCTCGACCTGCAACGATTCTCGCGTGCGGAGCTCGCCGAGCAGCTGGCCGGCATCTTGGGGTCGCCCCCGCCAGCGCTGGTCGAACAGATCTTCGTGCGCTCTGAGGGCAACCCGTTCTTCGCCGAGGAGCTGGCCACCGCCTCCGCCCACGGCCTCGGCGCGCGGCTGCCGTCGCGGCTCCGTGACGTGCTGCTGGTCCGGGTCGGCGACTGCTCTCCGGAAGCCCAGGCCATGCTGCGGGTGGCGGCTGCCGCGGGCCATCGAGTCGATGAGCGGCTGCTTGCCGCAGTAGCCACCGCGGACGAGGCCGAGCTGCTGACCGGCCTGCGGGAGGCCGTCGACCAGCAGCTACTCGTTGTCTCGCCCGACGAGGACGCGTACGTGTTCCGGCATGCCTTGCTGCAGGAGGCGGTCTACGGCGAGCTGCTGCCCGGCGAGCGCACCCGGCTGCACGCCGCGCTCGCCCGCGCCCTTGCCGAGCGGGTCGGGTGGGGCGAGCCAGGCCAGACCGCCTCGGCCGCCGAGATCGCCGGCCACTGCTACCGGGCCCACGACCTGCCCAACGCGCTGGCCTGGTCGGCGCGCGCGGCGGTGGAGGCCGACGCCATGCACGCCTACGCCGAGGCGTTGCGCCACTCCGAGCGCGTGCTGGAGCTGTGGGATCGGGTGTCCCATGCCGAAATGCGCGCCGGCATGGACCGCGTCGAGGTACTCCGCCGGGCCGCCCAGGCCGCGCTCGCCATCGACAACGGTGACCTCGCGCTGGCCCTCATCGACCAGGCGCTGCGCGAGGTGGACCCTGTGGCTGAGCCGGTTCGGGCTGGGCTGCTGCACGAACGCCGCGGCGTGTGCCTCGAAGGCGTCACCTGGGACGACGCCCCCACGTTTGAGGCGTTCCGCGAGGCGGTCCGCCTCATCCCGGCGGACCCGCCCACCAGGGAGCGTGCCCGGGTGCTGGCAAGCTTCGCCGAGGTCCTCTTCCGCGCCGGTCACGACGAGCAGGCACACGCAGCCGGTGAGGAAGCCCTCGCGATCGCGCGTCGGCTTGGCGCCGAACGCGAACTGAGGGAGGCGCTGATCGCGGTGGGATGGACCCAGGCGGCGCGCGGCGCCATCGACGCCGGCATCGGGTCGTTGCGCGAGGCCGTCCGGCTGGCCGACAAGCACGCCGATCCCCACGTGCTCGCGCATGCCTGCGGCTGGCTTGGCGAGGTGTTGTTGCGGGCGGGCCGCCTGGAGGACGCGGTAGAGGTGTCGCTTTCGGGTCGAGAGCCGTTGCGGCGACTGGGACTTGCCGAACGCTGGCACGACAACGTCCTGCTGGTCAAGGCGGCCGAGGCGCTGTTCAAGCTGGGCCGGTGGGACGAGGCCGACAGCCTGGCCAGGCAGGCGTTGGCGCAGGCCAGACCCGAGGAAAGGTGCAACGGCCACGGGGTCGCGATGCACGAGGTCCACATGGTGGCGACGCTTGAGATCGCACGCGGCGACTTCCGGGCGGCAGAGGCTCACCTGGCCGCCATCAAGGACCGCATGCTGGGGAGCGTCCCGAAGTTCGCCCGCGGGTACGCAGAGCTCCTCGCCGAGGTGCGGGCGTGGCAGGGCCGGCTCGATCAGGCGCAAGCAGCGGTCCAGCAGGGACTTGACCTGGTGGCCGGCACCGGCGAGCAGGTGCGCAGCGGCCGGCTACTCTGCCTCGGCATGCGCGTGGCAGCCGACCTGGCCGAGCAGGCACGCGCCCGCCGCGATCCAGAGGGGGTCGAAGCGGCGCTGCACGCCGCGAACGGCCTGGCCGCCC
Coding sequences:
- a CDS encoding GNAT family N-acetyltransferase, whose amino-acid sequence is MTGPGEYRAWSATLATAFGETPSDERSDAYRPLNEWDRTIAAFDADRIVATGGTLSLELTLPGPVTARAGGLTAVAVLPTHRRRGLLRAIIAWHFADCQARGETLSVLGASEAGIYGRFGYGPATLQATTRSTLAGRCSAAHPHPSAGCGSSTPARPGGSCPSCTTGTGSASQGR
- a CDS encoding sterol carrier protein domain-containing protein, which codes for MSRSPARWALDLRDPAWRREPSQPRRYDVVYEPAPGRADGYATYRVTAGWSSGLPHGSVQVDELVALCPEATVALYRYCLQLDLATTVAFLRRSPEEPLRWLLADPRRLRATAVGDRLWLRLLDVPAALAARRYAVQGTLIIGVTDQLRPANQGTVRLEGGPDSAACRLTRGQSDLACDVADLGAAYLGGVSFSMLARAGRVVEHKRGAVARADAMFVLQPAPWCSTVF
- a CDS encoding AAA family ATPase; the encoded protein is MAGWISSPRLVGRAEELARLGAALERVAAGDPAAVLVAGEAGVGKTRLVTEFAIRAAGAGASVLAGGCVALVEGELAYAPLVEVLRDLVRRLDPAAVAALLTGDRGGLARLLPELGESDQLPPDPDLAGEMGQARLFGSLLRLLGRLCQKAPVVLVIEDLHWADQSTLEFLSYLLRNLRDERLLLVATWRSDELPRSHPVRRWLAEQHRSSRMEELDLQRFSRAELAEQLAGILGSPPPALVEQIFVRSEGNPFFAEELATASAHGLGARLPSRLRDVLLVRVGDCSPEAQAMLRVAAAAGHRVDERLLAAVATADEAELLTGLREAVDQQLLVVSPDEDAYVFRHALLQEAVYGELLPGERTRLHAALARALAERVGWGEPGQTASAAEIAGHCYRAHDLPNALAWSARAAVEADAMHAYAEALRHSERVLELWDRVSHAEMRAGMDRVEVLRRAAQAALAIDNGDLALALIDQALREVDPVAEPVRAGLLHERRGVCLEGVTWDDAPTFEAFREAVRLIPADPPTRERARVLASFAEVLFRAGHDEQAHAAGEEALAIARRLGAERELREALIAVGWTQAARGAIDAGIGSLREAVRLADKHADPHVLAHACGWLGEVLLRAGRLEDAVEVSLSGREPLRRLGLAERWHDNVLLVKAAEALFKLGRWDEADSLARQALAQARPEERCNGHGVAMHEVHMVATLEIARGDFRAAEAHLAAIKDRMLGSVPKFARGYAELLAEVRAWQGRLDQAQAAVQQGLDLVAGTGEQVRSGRLLCLGMRVAADLAEQARARRDPEGVEAALHAANGLAAQAAAMTPNPLVPGASPVVTAGAVGALSDGERSRLAGRSDPARWRATATAWLTLRRPYPAAYAQWRLAEALLEQKQPPNRAAEPLRQAHAAAQRLGARPLLDEVTALARRARIALEEAREEAEPATPSQLEQLGLTEREVEVLEYVAAGRSNREIGEALFISAKTASVHVSNILRKLGVTSRVQAATVAHRLGLFDKQPPEEQGVG